Proteins encoded together in one Nitrospiraceae bacterium window:
- a CDS encoding Lrp/AsnC ligand binding domain-containing protein translates to MTTAIILINADRLKINKISEHLAEMKEISEVFSVSGNYDIIAIVRVKNNEELAALVTQHLLTIDGIVKTETVLALRAYSRHDLESMFSI, encoded by the coding sequence ATGACTACTGCGATTATTCTTATCAATGCTGACAGGCTGAAGATCAATAAAATATCCGAACATTTAGCAGAGATGAAAGAAATATCTGAAGTTTTTTCAGTAAGCGGAAATTACGACATTATAGCGATCGTTCGAGTGAAAAACAATGAAGAACTTGCCGCGCTCGTTACACAACACTTACTAACAATTGACGGCATTGTGAAGACAGAAACAGTGCTTGCCCTTAGAGCTTATTCCAGACATGATTTAGAGTCTATGTTTTCAATCTGA
- the acs gene encoding acetate--CoA ligase, producing the protein MSKEKIDVLLAENRKFPPAKNFSEKAHIKSIKDYEKIYKKSVEDTENFWADMAEKQLVWYKKWDKVLEYDFEKPFIKWFIGGKLNASYNCLDKHLNTPVKNKAAIVWEGDDGSYKTYTYQQLHYEVNRFANVLKKNGVKKGDRVTIYLPMIPELAISMLACARIGAIHSIVFGGFSAQALKDRIQDCKSTMVVTADKGVRGGRFIPLKSNVDEALQECPSVEKVIVVKRADGTDMEPGRDIWWHEEMSAADISNYCEPEKMDAEDPLFILYTSGSTGKPKGVLHTTGGYMLYTNLTFKWIFDYHDEDVHFCTADIGWVTGHSYIVYGPLSNGATSLMFEGVPTYPDAGRFWDIVAKHKVSIFYTAPTAIRALMREGESWVNKHDLSSLRVLGSVGEPINPEAWMWYHKNVGKEKIPIVDTWWQTETGGILITPLPGAMTLKPSSANRPFPGVVPRVVKEDGTPAGVNEGGYLVIEKPWPGMLRGTYGDPENKRIKEVYFSRFRGKYMTGDGARVDEDGDYWLMGRIDDVINISGHRIGTSEVESALVSHEAVAEAAVVGYPHDIKGEGIYVYVTLKDGFQPSDELKKILVGHVRTVIGPIATPDKMQFSPALPKTRSGKIMRRILRKIAHGQVEDLGDTSTLADPSVVESLLKGRL; encoded by the coding sequence ATGTCAAAAGAAAAGATTGATGTATTATTGGCTGAAAACAGAAAATTTCCACCAGCAAAAAATTTTAGTGAAAAAGCCCATATCAAGAGCATTAAAGATTACGAGAAGATTTATAAAAAATCTGTCGAAGATACTGAAAATTTCTGGGCTGACATGGCAGAGAAGCAGCTTGTTTGGTACAAGAAATGGGACAAGGTGCTTGAGTATGACTTTGAAAAACCATTTATAAAATGGTTCATCGGAGGAAAGCTTAATGCCTCATACAACTGCCTCGATAAACATCTTAACACTCCTGTAAAAAACAAGGCTGCAATTGTATGGGAGGGAGATGATGGTTCGTACAAGACATATACCTACCAGCAGCTGCATTATGAAGTAAACAGATTTGCAAATGTTCTTAAAAAGAATGGTGTAAAAAAAGGTGATAGGGTAACAATCTATCTCCCTATGATCCCTGAACTTGCCATTTCCATGCTTGCATGCGCTAGAATTGGCGCAATACACAGCATAGTATTCGGAGGATTCAGCGCACAGGCATTAAAGGACAGGATTCAGGACTGTAAGTCAACAATGGTAGTCACAGCTGATAAGGGAGTAAGAGGCGGAAGATTTATTCCTCTTAAATCTAATGTTGATGAAGCGCTTCAGGAATGCCCTTCAGTCGAAAAAGTGATTGTAGTTAAAAGAGCAGACGGCACTGACATGGAGCCGGGCAGAGATATATGGTGGCATGAAGAGATGAGCGCAGCAGACATCTCAAATTATTGCGAGCCTGAAAAGATGGATGCTGAAGATCCCCTATTCATTTTATATACCTCAGGTTCAACAGGAAAGCCCAAGGGAGTTCTTCATACAACCGGCGGGTATATGCTCTACACAAATCTTACTTTCAAGTGGATATTTGATTACCATGATGAGGATGTACATTTTTGCACAGCAGATATCGGCTGGGTTACAGGACACAGCTATATTGTTTACGGTCCTTTGAGCAATGGCGCAACAAGTCTGATGTTCGAGGGTGTTCCTACTTATCCGGATGCAGGAAGATTCTGGGACATAGTTGCAAAACACAAGGTAAGTATTTTCTATACAGCGCCGACAGCTATCAGGGCTTTGATGAGAGAAGGAGAAAGCTGGGTGAATAAACACGACTTATCTTCTCTAAGAGTTCTTGGCAGTGTTGGAGAGCCGATAAACCCTGAAGCCTGGATGTGGTATCACAAAAATGTGGGCAAGGAAAAAATTCCGATAGTTGATACATGGTGGCAGACAGAAACAGGCGGAATACTTATTACTCCTCTTCCCGGCGCTATGACACTAAAGCCAAGTTCAGCTAACAGGCCTTTCCCTGGTGTTGTTCCAAGGGTGGTCAAAGAAGATGGCACCCCAGCAGGTGTGAATGAGGGCGGTTATCTTGTTATAGAGAAACCATGGCCTGGAATGCTGAGAGGAACATACGGCGATCCTGAAAACAAACGTATTAAGGAAGTTTATTTTTCAAGATTCCGCGGAAAGTATATGACTGGAGACGGCGCCAGAGTTGATGAAGATGGAGATTACTGGCTAATGGGAAGAATTGATGATGTTATCAATATCTCCGGGCACAGAATTGGCACATCAGAAGTTGAGTCTGCGCTTGTAAGTCATGAAGCTGTTGCCGAGGCAGCGGTTGTTGGATATCCGCATGATATAAAGGGAGAGGGCATCTATGTTTATGTAACCTTGAAGGATGGTTTCCAGCCTTCAGATGAACTGAAGAAGATACTCGTCGGACACGTAAGAACTGTTATTGGTCCGATTGCAACTCCTGACAAGATGCAGTTTTCACCGGCTCTTCCCAAGACAAGAAGCGGCAAGATTATGAGAAGAATTTTAAGGAAGATCGCTCATGGACAGGTAGAAGATCTTGGAGATACTTCAACTCTTGCTGATCCGTCAGTTGTTGAGTCTTTGTTAAAAGGAAGGCTTTAG
- a CDS encoding DUF294 nucleotidyltransferase-like domain-containing protein yields the protein MILEEVVEFLKKVPPFQFLEDTELKKIAAGVSMEYYPSGSTILYQEGPASEYLRVIKKGGVKVFIRSADNEEVVIDYRGEGDVFGLLSMVKGDRSIANVIAVEDTISYLIDKQTILALLDTHPSVTEFFLKSFLNKYIDKTYKEMHNKSLLYGGGDKLLFTTPIGELSNRKVITAPNDITIKEASEIMSKHKIGSLVLVTTEGVPVGIVTNRDFRDKVVSKGRQVTDSVTSIMSSSLIKAEARDYCFEALLKMLRYNIHHVLVVDEGKLKGIITNHDLMMLQGISPISIVKELESQQTIEGLIPVSKKINKIVSLLLKEGAKASNITRIISEINDRLVKKIIDITERELGKPPVNYCWIVFGSEGRKEQTFKTDQDNAIIYDDTDTKEEAEKAKVYFSVFASHIRDGLLKCGFPLCPANYMATNPQWCQPLKVWKKYFSNWVSEPVQDSILKSLIFFDFRPLYGEISFAEKLRDHLIIILKDQKVFLGYLANVIIKNMPPVGFLKSFVVEKSGEHKDMLNLKIKGVSMLVDIVRLFSLERGIRETSTLERLNVLKNSHTTAKEYAEEIEHAFEFIMLLRIQHQLEQIQSGSDPDNFIDPKKLSNLEKKTMKEAFHLVSKIQDSIIERYKSLIW from the coding sequence ATGATTCTCGAAGAAGTAGTGGAATTTTTAAAAAAAGTGCCTCCTTTTCAGTTCCTTGAAGACACTGAGCTGAAAAAAATTGCTGCAGGGGTTTCAATGGAATACTACCCTAGCGGTTCGACAATTCTTTATCAAGAAGGTCCTGCAAGCGAGTATCTGAGAGTTATAAAAAAAGGCGGAGTAAAGGTTTTTATAAGATCTGCTGACAATGAAGAAGTTGTAATTGATTATAGAGGAGAAGGCGATGTGTTTGGGCTTCTTTCAATGGTTAAGGGAGACAGATCAATTGCCAATGTTATTGCAGTTGAGGATACAATCTCTTATCTGATAGATAAGCAGACTATTCTTGCTCTTCTTGATACCCACCCTTCAGTCACAGAGTTTTTTCTAAAGTCCTTTCTCAATAAATATATAGATAAGACATACAAAGAGATGCATAACAAGAGCTTGCTTTATGGAGGCGGAGACAAATTGCTTTTCACAACTCCAATAGGAGAGCTCAGCAACAGGAAGGTCATCACTGCTCCCAATGACATCACAATAAAAGAAGCCTCAGAGATAATGTCGAAACATAAAATAGGTTCGCTTGTGCTTGTTACAACAGAAGGTGTGCCTGTTGGAATTGTAACAAACAGAGATTTTAGAGACAAGGTTGTTTCCAAAGGAAGACAGGTAACAGACTCTGTTACAAGCATAATGAGCAGTTCTTTGATAAAGGCTGAAGCGCGTGACTATTGTTTTGAGGCTTTGCTCAAAATGCTGCGCTATAACATTCATCATGTTCTTGTAGTAGACGAAGGCAAGCTCAAGGGGATAATAACAAATCATGATCTGATGATGCTTCAGGGGATATCGCCAATCTCCATAGTAAAAGAACTCGAAAGCCAGCAGACAATAGAAGGGCTTATCCCTGTATCAAAAAAAATAAATAAGATTGTCAGTCTGCTACTGAAAGAAGGAGCAAAGGCAAGCAATATAACAAGAATAATAAGCGAGATAAACGACAGGCTTGTAAAAAAGATAATTGATATAACAGAAAGGGAGCTCGGCAAGCCTCCTGTTAATTACTGCTGGATTGTTTTTGGCAGCGAAGGAAGGAAAGAACAGACGTTCAAGACAGATCAGGATAATGCAATAATTTACGACGACACGGATACCAAGGAAGAAGCAGAAAAAGCAAAGGTATATTTCAGCGTATTTGCATCTCATATCAGAGATGGGCTTTTAAAATGCGGGTTTCCTCTTTGCCCTGCAAATTATATGGCTACAAATCCGCAATGGTGCCAGCCTCTTAAGGTCTGGAAAAAATACTTTTCTAACTGGGTGTCAGAACCTGTGCAGGATTCGATTCTGAAATCCCTGATATTTTTTGACTTCAGGCCTCTTTACGGTGAGATAAGTTTTGCAGAAAAGCTCAGAGACCATCTGATAATAATTTTAAAAGATCAAAAAGTTTTTCTTGGTTATCTGGCTAATGTGATAATTAAGAACATGCCGCCTGTTGGTTTCCTCAAATCGTTTGTTGTTGAAAAGAGCGGAGAACATAAAGATATGCTTAATCTAAAAATAAAGGGTGTATCTATGTTAGTTGATATAGTCAGACTTTTCAGCCTAGAAAGAGGGATAAGGGAGACATCAACACTTGAAAGACTGAACGTTCTTAAAAACAGCCATACAACGGCAAAAGAATATGCAGAAGAGATTGAACATGCATTCGAATTTATTATGCTGCTTAGAATTCAGCACCAGCTGGAACAGATCCAAAGCGGCAGTGATCCTGACAACTTTATTGATCCAAAGAAGCTCAGTAATCTGGAAAAAAAGACAATGAAAGAGGCTTTCCACCTGGTATCAAAAATTCAGGACAGCATTATAGAAAGGTATAAATCATTGATATGGTAA
- a CDS encoding hydrolase: MKHKFFINKENAIIVIVDIQEKLVQAMKEKDKVVNNCSHLIECGRIQCIPIVVTEQYSKGLGPTISELKDILPIYNPIEKITFDCCGENFFNEALSALKRKKIILTGMETHVCVLQTCLSLIKNGFDVHIVKDAVCSRTKDNFKTAIEIMRNAGAVITCTETVLFQLLEKAGTEEFKAIAKKIK, from the coding sequence ATGAAGCATAAATTTTTTATAAATAAAGAAAATGCAATTATAGTTATTGTTGATATTCAGGAAAAACTTGTGCAGGCTATGAAAGAAAAAGATAAGGTGGTCAACAACTGCTCTCATTTAATCGAGTGCGGAAGAATTCAGTGTATCCCGATTGTTGTTACTGAGCAGTATTCAAAAGGACTCGGTCCGACAATCAGCGAGTTGAAAGATATACTGCCTATTTATAACCCGATAGAAAAAATCACATTCGATTGCTGCGGCGAGAATTTTTTTAATGAAGCATTGTCAGCATTAAAAAGGAAAAAAATTATCCTTACAGGTATGGAAACACATGTGTGTGTGCTCCAGACATGCCTGAGCTTGATAAAGAATGGATTTGATGTCCATATTGTAAAAGATGCTGTGTGCTCAAGGACAAAGGATAATTTCAAGACAGCAATAGAGATTATGCGTAATGCAGGCGCTGTCATAACATGCACAGAGACCGTACTTTTTCAGCTTCTTGAAAAAGCCGGAACAGAAGAATTCAAGGCAATAGCAAAGAAGATAAAGTAA
- a CDS encoding 3'-5' exonuclease, whose translation MKIKRTPIIEADYVVVDTELTGLDEKKDSIVSIAAIKMIGGRISLEDKFYRLVNPETELKKESVLIHGITHSEVSKKPGIKKVLSEFSEFCSDNIIVGHFLAIDMSFINRDMKKFFGTTIKNPGIDTYLLYRCLRKKFPEQKCLADLLKDSGLYKIAKCFDIQITDMHNAIKDAFITAQIFQRFMPLLRESEIETTDVLLKIGDYSKGADKYSQSEESCNF comes from the coding sequence ATGAAGATTAAAAGAACCCCTATTATCGAAGCTGATTATGTCGTGGTTGACACAGAACTTACAGGCCTTGATGAAAAGAAAGACTCCATTGTCTCGATAGCTGCAATTAAGATGATTGGAGGAAGAATTAGCCTTGAAGACAAGTTTTATAGACTGGTCAACCCTGAAACAGAGCTAAAAAAAGAAAGCGTTTTAATACACGGCATAACTCATTCAGAGGTCAGTAAAAAACCCGGAATTAAAAAAGTCCTCTCAGAATTCTCTGAGTTTTGCAGCGACAATATTATTGTCGGACATTTTCTGGCAATAGATATGAGCTTCATAAACAGAGACATGAAAAAGTTTTTTGGAACTACAATTAAAAATCCAGGAATAGACACATATCTGCTTTACAGATGTCTCAGAAAAAAATTCCCTGAACAAAAATGCCTGGCAGATCTTTTAAAGGACTCAGGATTGTACAAGATTGCAAAATGTTTCGATATCCAGATTACAGATATGCACAATGCGATCAAAGATGCTTTTATTACAGCACAGATATTCCAGAGATTTATGCCATTGCTGAGAGAATCAGAGATTGAGACTACAGATGTACTTCTTAAAATTGGAGATTATTCAAAAGGAGCGGATAAATACAGTCAATCAGAAGAAAGCTGTAATTTTTAG
- a CDS encoding alanine--glyoxylate aminotransferase family protein: MLKRYLLAPGPTPVPSEALLAMAMPMIHHRAPDFVPVLDAAKKGLQWLYQTKNDVLILCSTGTGGMVGSVNNFFSPGDKVITINGGKFGERWTKICKAYGLNVDEIVVEWGHAVKPELVEEKLKKDPSIKGVFVQASETSTGVYHDIESLAKIVKKYPNTIFIVDAISALVAHDLKMDEWGIDVLVGGSQKGVMLPPGLAFVGISEKAWKFADTAKSPKFYFNFKKERENLTKNQTNFTSPVTLIIGLNECIKMLQKEGLENVFKRHEKLANATRKAMQAIGLKLYPKESPSNSVTAVCAPEGIDGQLIYKNLREKYGITAAGGQDQLKGKVFRIAHLGYADTFDVITAVAGVEMVLKGMGHPVKLGTGVAVAEELLLK; the protein is encoded by the coding sequence ATGTTAAAACGTTATTTATTAGCACCTGGACCAACACCTGTTCCTTCTGAGGCGCTGCTTGCAATGGCAATGCCGATGATACATCATCGCGCGCCTGATTTTGTTCCTGTTTTGGATGCAGCAAAGAAAGGACTGCAATGGCTTTACCAGACAAAAAACGATGTCCTGATACTTTGTTCAACAGGCACTGGCGGTATGGTGGGCTCAGTGAACAACTTCTTCAGCCCTGGAGACAAGGTAATCACAATAAACGGCGGTAAATTCGGAGAGAGATGGACAAAGATATGCAAGGCCTACGGACTTAATGTTGACGAGATAGTTGTTGAATGGGGCCATGCTGTAAAGCCTGAGCTTGTTGAGGAAAAGCTTAAAAAAGATCCCTCAATAAAAGGCGTGTTTGTGCAGGCATCAGAAACATCAACAGGCGTTTACCATGACATAGAATCGCTTGCAAAGATAGTTAAGAAATACCCAAACACCATTTTTATAGTTGATGCAATCTCAGCTTTGGTTGCGCATGATTTAAAAATGGATGAATGGGGAATTGATGTTCTTGTCGGCGGTTCGCAGAAAGGCGTTATGCTTCCTCCGGGACTTGCATTTGTCGGGATAAGCGAGAAGGCATGGAAATTTGCAGACACAGCAAAATCACCAAAGTTTTATTTTAATTTTAAAAAAGAGCGCGAGAATCTCACAAAAAACCAGACGAATTTTACATCGCCTGTAACATTGATAATAGGGCTTAATGAATGCATCAAGATGCTCCAGAAAGAAGGCCTTGAAAATGTATTCAAGCGTCACGAAAAACTTGCCAATGCAACAAGAAAAGCAATGCAGGCAATAGGACTCAAACTATATCCAAAAGAATCGCCTTCGAATTCTGTCACTGCTGTATGCGCTCCTGAGGGAATTGACGGACAGCTAATATATAAAAATCTACGCGAGAAATACGGCATCACAGCAGCAGGCGGACAGGACCAGCTTAAGGGCAAGGTATTCAGGATTGCGCATCTCGGCTATGCAGATACATTCGATGTAATAACTGCTGTTGCCGGCGTTGAGATGGTGCTAAAAGGCATGGGACATCCTGTTAAACTCGGTACAGGTGTTGCAGTTGCAGAAGAATTGTTGTTGAAATAA
- a CDS encoding sodium/solute symporter (Members of the Solute:Sodium Symporter (SSS), TC 2.A.21 as described in tcdb.org, catalyze solute:Na+ symport. Known solutes for members of the family include sugars, amino acids, nucleosides, inositols, vitamins, urea or anions, depending on the system.), with amino-acid sequence MPQATQTIIGQTNPIAIMFFIAFVIVTLVITYWAAKRTRTTKDFYAAGRNVTGFQNGLALAGDYMSAASFLGIAGLVSTRGYDGLIYSVGWLVGWPIVMFLISEPLRNLGKYTFADVVAYRLNQRPIRAAAAAGSLVTVLTYLIAQMVGAGTLVKLMFGLPYEAAIIIVGALMIAYVLFGGMIATTWVQIIKAVLLLGGATLLVFLTLSKFGFSYADLFGQAEKLYTSKFLEPGGLITSPIDAFSLGLALMFGTAGLPHILMRFYTVPDAKEARKSVFYATGFIGYFYILTVTIGFGAAVLVGQKIIMGIDKGGNMAGPLLAEALGGTPFLGFLAAVAFATILAVVSGLTLAGASAFSHDLFVGVIRRGQASEKEEVKMAKMATLGLGIAAVLLGIMFKGQNVAFLVGLTFAIAASANFPALLMSITWKKFTTKGAVTSIYTGLTVATVLIILSPTVWVDIVHKTEKTAVENQIKMIESTSSAKIADLEKQKTPALKSEKLAALDTSIAGEKKLADEQIKTEKAKMPKAIFPLKNPGIYSMAAAFLIGIIVSLLWRDKKAEEKFAGEKLREYIGIGAEE; translated from the coding sequence ATGCCGCAGGCTACACAAACAATTATTGGGCAGACAAATCCTATAGCGATAATGTTTTTCATCGCGTTTGTTATCGTCACGCTTGTAATAACTTACTGGGCAGCAAAAAGAACAAGGACAACAAAAGACTTTTATGCTGCTGGAAGAAATGTAACAGGGTTTCAGAATGGGCTTGCACTCGCAGGTGATTATATGAGTGCAGCATCATTTTTAGGGATTGCAGGATTGGTTTCAACAAGAGGTTACGACGGCTTGATCTATTCTGTTGGATGGCTTGTTGGATGGCCGATTGTTATGTTCCTTATTTCAGAGCCGTTAAGAAATCTGGGCAAATATACATTTGCTGATGTTGTTGCCTACAGATTAAATCAAAGACCTATCAGGGCAGCAGCAGCAGCAGGTTCGCTCGTAACAGTTTTAACATACCTGATCGCTCAGATGGTGGGCGCAGGAACACTTGTAAAACTGATGTTCGGCCTGCCTTATGAAGCAGCTATCATTATTGTTGGCGCATTAATGATTGCTTATGTTCTATTCGGCGGAATGATCGCAACAACATGGGTTCAGATTATCAAGGCAGTTCTTCTTCTTGGCGGTGCAACACTGCTTGTTTTTCTGACGCTTTCAAAGTTTGGGTTCAGCTATGCTGATTTATTCGGACAAGCAGAGAAGCTTTATACTTCAAAATTCCTTGAACCAGGCGGTCTGATAACAAGTCCTATAGATGCCTTCTCTCTTGGTCTTGCGCTTATGTTTGGTACAGCAGGCCTTCCGCACATACTTATGAGGTTCTATACAGTGCCTGACGCTAAAGAAGCAAGAAAGTCAGTATTCTATGCAACGGGTTTTATCGGATATTTCTATATACTGACAGTTACTATTGGTTTTGGCGCAGCAGTTCTGGTTGGCCAGAAAATAATAATGGGCATTGACAAAGGCGGCAATATGGCAGGACCTTTGCTTGCTGAAGCGCTTGGAGGAACACCTTTCCTCGGCTTTTTGGCAGCTGTTGCATTTGCAACAATCCTCGCGGTTGTCTCGGGATTAACACTGGCAGGCGCATCTGCGTTTTCACATGACCTTTTTGTTGGTGTTATAAGGCGCGGACAGGCATCAGAAAAAGAAGAGGTAAAGATGGCGAAGATGGCCACTTTAGGTCTTGGTATAGCTGCGGTTTTATTGGGCATAATGTTCAAAGGCCAGAATGTTGCGTTTTTGGTCGGACTTACCTTTGCAATTGCAGCAAGCGCTAATTTCCCGGCATTGCTTATGTCCATAACCTGGAAAAAGTTTACAACAAAGGGCGCTGTGACAAGCATATACACAGGCCTTACTGTTGCAACTGTGCTCATAATCCTCAGTCCTACTGTCTGGGTTGACATAGTTCACAAGACTGAGAAAACAGCAGTCGAAAATCAGATTAAGATGATAGAAAGTACATCCAGTGCAAAGATTGCTGATTTGGAGAAACAAAAAACACCTGCTCTTAAGTCTGAAAAATTAGCAGCGCTTGATACTTCAATTGCAGGAGAAAAGAAACTGGCTGATGAACAGATAAAAACAGAAAAGGCGAAAATGCCTAAGGCTATATTCCCTCTTAAAAATCCTGGAATATATTCAATGGCTGCCGCTTTTTTAATCGGCATAATTGTCTCGCTGCTTTGGAGAGACAAGAAAGCAGAAGAGAAGTTTGCAGGCGAAAAACTTAGAGAATATATCGGGATAGGAGCAGAAGAGTAA
- the serA gene encoding phosphoglycerate dehydrogenase, giving the protein MKVLVSDKISEKGVEILKKAGLTVDVKTGMKPDELKSCIGEYHGLVVRSETKVTAEIIEAAKNLKVVGRAGSGLDNVDKAAASKKGIVVMNTPGGNTITTAEHTIAMLFSLARMIPQATASLKGGKWEKKKFMGVELFNKTLGIVGLGNIGSQVAKKAQGLEMVVIAYDPFLSEETARELGIEKVELAEVFKRADFITVHTPLTPETKNIINAKTIETMKPGVRIINCARGGIINEKDLFEALKSGKVAGAGMDVFEKEPPEDFSLIGLDNVICTPHLGASTEEAQENVALAIAEQIADYLVRGTIRNAVNFPSIPADQVVRLQPYLNLAEKIGSFASQLFEGGVTGVTIEYRGDASELATAPVTIAALKGFLTPILEETVNFVNAPVIAKERGIEVKETKSSDAGDYQSMLVIKVKTKDRERVIAGTLLSKKEPRIILVDNFAVEIVPEGIMLFIYNIDKPGVIGNIGSFFSKNNINIARMHFGRESAGGSAISVMTIDTPITSNQLEEIKKMPNVKSVKLLNV; this is encoded by the coding sequence ATGAAGGTACTGGTAAGCGATAAAATTTCGGAAAAAGGCGTTGAAATTCTAAAAAAAGCCGGGCTTACTGTTGATGTCAAAACTGGTATGAAGCCTGATGAACTAAAATCCTGCATCGGTGAATATCACGGTCTTGTTGTAAGAAGCGAGACAAAGGTCACAGCAGAAATTATTGAGGCTGCGAAAAACCTCAAGGTAGTGGGAAGGGCTGGTTCAGGCCTTGATAATGTCGATAAAGCAGCAGCATCCAAAAAAGGCATTGTTGTCATGAACACGCCAGGTGGAAATACAATCACAACAGCAGAGCATACTATTGCAATGCTTTTCTCTCTGGCAAGGATGATCCCGCAGGCAACAGCATCGCTCAAAGGCGGCAAGTGGGAAAAGAAGAAGTTTATGGGTGTTGAGCTTTTCAATAAGACACTTGGAATAGTGGGACTTGGCAACATCGGTTCACAGGTTGCTAAAAAAGCGCAGGGGCTTGAGATGGTTGTTATTGCCTATGATCCATTCCTTAGTGAAGAAACAGCGAGGGAACTTGGAATTGAAAAAGTTGAGCTTGCTGAAGTATTCAAAAGAGCAGACTTCATAACAGTTCATACACCGCTTACGCCAGAGACAAAGAATATAATCAATGCAAAAACCATTGAAACAATGAAGCCTGGCGTGAGAATAATCAACTGCGCACGCGGCGGAATAATAAATGAGAAAGATTTGTTTGAAGCTCTTAAAAGCGGAAAAGTTGCAGGTGCAGGAATGGATGTTTTTGAGAAAGAGCCCCCAGAAGATTTTTCACTTATAGGGCTTGATAATGTAATATGCACTCCTCATCTCGGAGCATCAACAGAAGAAGCTCAGGAAAACGTTGCACTGGCAATTGCAGAACAGATAGCAGACTATCTTGTACGAGGAACCATAAGAAATGCGGTAAACTTTCCGTCAATACCTGCTGATCAGGTTGTGAGATTGCAGCCGTACCTTAATCTGGCAGAGAAGATTGGAAGTTTCGCATCCCAGCTTTTTGAAGGCGGTGTTACCGGAGTCACGATTGAATACAGGGGTGATGCTTCTGAATTGGCGACAGCGCCTGTTACGATTGCTGCCTTGAAAGGATTCCTTACTCCAATACTCGAAGAAACAGTGAATTTTGTAAATGCGCCTGTTATTGCAAAAGAACGCGGAATAGAAGTAAAAGAGACGAAAAGCAGTGATGCAGGCGATTACCAGAGTATGCTTGTAATCAAGGTAAAGACAAAGGACAGGGAAAGAGTTATTGCCGGCACCCTGCTCAGCAAGAAAGAGCCTAGAATAATATTAGTCGACAATTTTGCTGTTGAGATCGTCCCGGAGGGAATAATGCTCTTTATCTATAATATTGACAAGCCAGGAGTGATTGGAAATATTGGTTCGTTCTTTTCAAAGAACAACATCAATATAGCGCGTATGCATTTTGGAAGAGAAAGCGCAGGAGGATCAGCAATATCAGTAATGACAATTGATACTCCTATAACATCCAATCAGCTTGAAGAAATAAAAAAAATGCCTAATGTCAAATCTGTAAAACTGCTGAATGTTTAA
- a CDS encoding DUF485 domain-containing protein, translating into MAKVSVHEILEDKDFKDLLKRRNRVALTLTVVELLIYFGFIALIAFNKPFLSQKMSAGTATTVGIPIAVGTIALSWVLTGIYIFWANSRYDTLVKKIKEKIGG; encoded by the coding sequence ATGGCTAAAGTAAGTGTGCACGAAATTCTTGAAGACAAGGATTTCAAGGATTTGCTGAAAAGAAGGAACAGGGTAGCGCTTACCCTAACAGTCGTGGAACTGTTGATTTATTTCGGTTTCATTGCGCTTATTGCTTTTAACAAGCCGTTTCTCTCACAGAAGATGAGCGCAGGAACAGCTACTACAGTAGGAATCCCTATAGCAGTGGGTACGATTGCTCTGTCGTGGGTATTAACAGGTATCTATATCTTCTGGGCGAATAGCAGATATGACACCTTAGTCAAGAAAATAAAAGAAAAGATAGGAGGATAA